A single Leptospira barantonii DNA region contains:
- the rpsL gene encoding 30S ribosomal protein S12 → MPTISQLIRHGRQKQKKRTKSPALKSSPQRRGVCTRVMTFTPKKPNSALRKVARVRLTTGIEVTAYIPGEGHNLQEHNVVLIRGGRVKDLPGVRYHIIRGTLDTLGVDKRRNGRSKYGAKRPKA, encoded by the coding sequence ATGCCAACAATCAGTCAATTGATTCGCCACGGCAGGCAAAAGCAGAAGAAGAGAACGAAATCTCCTGCATTAAAGAGCTCTCCTCAAAGAAGAGGAGTTTGTACGAGAGTAATGACTTTTACTCCGAAAAAACCGAACTCGGCTTTGAGAAAAGTTGCAAGGGTTCGTTTGACGACCGGAATCGAAGTTACAGCATATATTCCCGGTGAGGGACATAATCTTCAGGAACACAACGTGGTTCTGATTCGCGGTGGAAGGGTAAAAGACCTTCCAGGGGTTCGTTATCATATCATTCGCGGAACCCTCGACACCTTGGGTGTGGATAAGAGAAGAAACGGTCGCTCCAAATACGGCGCGAAACGTCCTAAGGCTTAA
- a CDS encoding elongation factor G-like protein has protein sequence MQILNIGIFAHIDAGKTTLLERILFETGKIRRPGTIEEGTTESDYLQEEIERGISIQSTLARVFWPNSKEPKVLFQFLDNPGHLDFQSQTSASLVVADLGIVLIDAFEGLKSQTLQNVEWLRKRKIPILFFLNKLDRKGIDITDSLVDLEAILEKEPVLLWKEDGDFSLLSDRSSDPSLLPLIEWDDNLSAEYLQNPDNLATLARDGFARGFWKGEFFPVLGGAALHGTGVRELLGSLELLSKSLRPEFRPKEELGIAFKRELHPDLGRIVYIVASKEFPQNQEFWSISSQGTMDSLHYISTRDIEETKSALAREIIVVPELHLIQPGDVLYSSPQKEYRSELQPIRKQFQILLEPEAAEHRDALWSALQQLIWLDEGLEIKILPETGQIQLSGLGELHLEVSLSRLKEFYSYKVNVSGIKVARFELWKKMVIQGEFQHTAFDQKISSGLVQASLVSSNSFSRDVRFETKITETLEEAITSAFYEVVAKGFKGEEILGLDLIVHRYDPPDLSNETSSLVKVAVIKGLKDIIRNHTELIGPVSLLEILIPDTSMGDVLGVLSKRNAKIQSVVSVGDGKSLVHAKASTENLLGFASVLRNMTQGRGVLSLDSLFDSEHYYVITLLDSR, from the coding sequence ATGCAGATTTTAAACATAGGAATTTTTGCGCATATCGACGCCGGCAAAACCACTCTCTTGGAAAGAATTCTTTTCGAGACCGGCAAAATCCGTAGACCCGGTACGATCGAAGAGGGCACCACAGAATCCGATTATTTACAGGAAGAGATCGAACGCGGGATCTCCATTCAATCTACGCTCGCGAGAGTTTTTTGGCCGAACTCAAAAGAACCGAAGGTTCTCTTTCAATTCTTAGACAATCCCGGACATCTTGACTTTCAAAGTCAGACGAGCGCTTCTCTCGTAGTCGCCGATCTCGGAATCGTTCTCATCGACGCGTTTGAAGGTCTGAAATCCCAAACCCTTCAAAACGTAGAATGGCTTCGAAAACGAAAGATTCCCATTCTATTCTTTTTAAACAAACTCGATCGAAAGGGAATCGATATCACCGATTCGCTCGTGGATCTCGAAGCGATCTTAGAAAAAGAGCCGGTTCTTCTCTGGAAAGAAGACGGAGATTTTTCGCTTTTGTCCGATCGGAGTTCCGACCCATCGCTACTTCCTTTGATCGAATGGGACGACAATCTTTCCGCAGAGTATCTGCAAAATCCGGACAACCTCGCAACTTTGGCCCGGGACGGCTTTGCGAGAGGATTCTGGAAGGGAGAATTCTTTCCCGTTCTCGGTGGTGCGGCCTTACACGGAACCGGAGTGCGGGAACTCCTCGGATCCTTGGAGCTTTTATCGAAGAGTTTACGGCCGGAGTTCCGACCTAAGGAAGAATTGGGAATCGCATTCAAACGGGAACTTCACCCCGATTTGGGAAGAATCGTCTATATCGTCGCTTCGAAGGAGTTCCCACAAAATCAGGAATTTTGGTCGATTTCTTCTCAGGGAACGATGGATTCTCTGCACTACATTTCGACAAGAGACATAGAAGAGACGAAGTCCGCTCTTGCCCGAGAAATCATCGTTGTTCCCGAGTTGCATTTGATCCAGCCGGGGGATGTTCTTTATTCTTCCCCGCAAAAAGAATACAGGTCGGAACTACAACCCATCCGAAAACAGTTTCAAATTCTTCTCGAACCCGAGGCGGCCGAGCATAGAGACGCACTTTGGAGCGCTCTTCAACAACTGATCTGGTTGGATGAGGGTTTGGAAATTAAGATTCTTCCGGAAACGGGACAGATTCAACTTTCAGGTCTTGGAGAACTTCACTTGGAAGTATCTCTTTCTCGTTTGAAGGAATTCTATTCTTATAAAGTCAACGTGAGCGGGATAAAAGTTGCAAGGTTTGAGCTTTGGAAAAAAATGGTCATACAGGGTGAATTTCAGCATACCGCGTTTGATCAAAAAATCTCAAGCGGACTGGTGCAGGCCTCTCTGGTTAGCTCTAACAGCTTCTCCAGGGATGTGCGCTTTGAAACTAAGATTACTGAAACACTAGAAGAAGCCATTACATCAGCTTTTTATGAAGTTGTGGCAAAGGGATTCAAGGGAGAAGAAATTCTCGGCTTGGATTTAATCGTTCATCGATACGATCCTCCGGATTTATCGAACGAAACTTCTTCACTTGTAAAAGTAGCCGTCATCAAAGGCTTAAAAGACATAATTCGGAATCATACGGAACTGATAGGTCCGGTTTCTCTATTAGAGATTTTGATACCAGATACATCGATGGGTGATGTGCTTGGTGTTCTTTCAAAGAGAAACGCAAAGATTCAGAGCGTAGTGTCGGTCGGTGATGGTAAGTCGCTCGTGCACGCAAAGGCTTCTACGGAAAACTTGCTTGGCTTTGCGAGCGTTCTTAGAAATATGACACAGGGAAGGGGTGTTCTGTCTCTGGACTCCCTTTTCGATTCTGAACACTATTACGTAATTACATTACTCGATTCCCGTTAG
- the rpsG gene encoding 30S ribosomal protein S7 has protein sequence MSRRRGKVEPRKITPDPVYNDVQVAKFINCLMLSGEKSVAERLFYDALEIIQKKTGNDPYTTFREALENAKPQVEVKSRRVGGVTYQVPIEVRPERRLALGIRWLIRYSRDRNEKGMASKLAAEFIEAQKGTGSAIKKKEDIRKMAEANKAFSHYRW, from the coding sequence ATGTCTAGAAGAAGAGGAAAAGTTGAACCCCGGAAAATCACTCCGGATCCAGTTTACAACGACGTTCAAGTTGCGAAGTTCATCAACTGTTTGATGCTGAGCGGAGAAAAATCCGTAGCAGAAAGATTATTCTACGATGCGTTGGAAATCATTCAGAAAAAAACCGGTAACGATCCTTACACCACTTTCCGTGAAGCATTAGAAAATGCTAAACCACAAGTGGAAGTAAAGTCCAGAAGAGTGGGCGGGGTTACGTATCAGGTTCCTATCGAAGTTCGTCCTGAAAGAAGACTTGCTCTCGGTATTCGTTGGTTGATCCGTTATTCCAGAGATAGAAATGAAAAAGGTATGGCTTCTAAGTTGGCCGCCGAGTTCATCGAAGCTCAAAAAGGAACCGGTTCGGCTATCAAGAAAAAAGAAGATATCCGGAAAATGGCGGAAGCGAACAAAGCTTTCTCCCACTATCGCTGGTAA